In one window of Primulina tabacum isolate GXHZ01 chromosome 8, ASM2559414v2, whole genome shotgun sequence DNA:
- the LOC142552890 gene encoding protein WALLS ARE THIN 1-like — translation MADSGAVAGRFTCSIPEKFQLHLAMLALQFGYAGFHVVSRAALNMGISKIVFPVYRNILAFFLLLPFAYFLEKKERPPLTRSFIIQFFLLAIVGITANQGFYLLGLDNTSPTFASAIQNSVPAITFLMATILRIEKVRLDRRDGMSKVAGTLFCVAGASVITLYKGPTIYSPAQTLRTAPAAALAYPMLGDAKGKNWTLGCLFLIGHCLSWSGWLVLQAPVLKKYPARLSFTSYQCFFGVIQFLVIAAFVERDAKAWLVHSGAELFSVFYAGVVASGIAFAVQIWCIDRGGPVFVAVYQPVQTLVVALMASLLLGEEFYLGGIIGAVLIITGLYFVLWGKSEERKLNAEEKAGIQSSADHSNNTTQPLLTPNI, via the exons ATGGCGGATTCAGGTGCCGTTGCTGGCAGATTCACGTGCTCCATTCCGGAGAAATTTCAGCTGCATTTGGCTATGTTAGCCTTGCAATTTGGATATGCAGGGTTTCATGTGGTGTCTCGAGCTGCACTTAATATGGGCATTAGCAAGATTGTGTTCCCTGTTTACAGGAACATTCTTGCCTTCTTTCTCCTACTGCCTTTTGCCTATTTTCTGGAAAA GAAAGAGAGGCCACCTCTCACTCGGAGCTTCATCATCCAGTTCTTTTTACTAGCTATCGTTGG GATTACAGCGAACCAAGGGTTCTACTTATTGGGACTGGACAACACATCGCCAACGTTTGCTTCTGCAATACAAAATTCAGTGCCAGCCATTACGTTCCTCATGGCTACCATTCTCAG GATAGAAAAAGTGAGACTCGACCGTAGGGATGGGATGTCGAAGGTGGCAGGCACACTTTTTTGCGTGGCGGGTGCATCGGTTATCACACTGTACAAAGGCCCCACCATCTACAGCCCAGCTCAAACTCTGCGAACAGCCCCGGCCGCCGCACTAGCCTACCCGATGCTGGGTGACGCCAAGGGCAAAAACTGGACTCTGGGCTGCTTATTCTTGATCGGTCACTGCCTCTCTTGGTCCGGCTGGCTGGTCCTGCAGGCACCGGTTCTGAAAAAGTATCCGGCACGGCTGTCATTCACTTCTTACCAGTGCTTCTTTGGGGTTATTCAGTTTCTGGTGATTGCAGCTTTTGTGGAGAGGGATGCTAAAGCTTGGCTCGTCCACTCTGGAGCCGAGCTCTTCAGTGTTTTCTATGCG GGAGTGGTGGCATCAGGGATTGCATTTGCAGTACAGATATGGTGCATTGACAGGGGTGGCCCTGTGTTCGTGGCGGTGTATCAGCCTGTGCAGACACTTGTTGTTGCTCTTATGGCTTCACTCCTCTTAGGAGAAGAATTCTATCTTGGAGG gatcattggtgcagtgctgatcaTCACGGGATTGTACTTTGTGCTATGGGGCAAAAGCGAGGAAAGGAAACTAAACGCAGAGGAGAAGGCAGGGATCCAGTCCTCCGCGGACCACAGTAACAACACAACCCAGCCACTACTCACCCCAAATATTTGA